The Labilibaculum sp. sequence GAATTACAATCAACCGGAAAAGTAAGCTCCCGAAGATTCCGTATGGTTACCGTTTTGTTCTCGGATATTCATGGATTTACAAAAATTGTTGAACAAATGAATCCGGAAGATCTGATTGATGAGTTGGACAAATTTTTTATGCACTTCGATACAATCGTTGAGAAATTTAATATCGAAAAAATAAAAACAGTTGGTGATGCATACATGTGTGCCGGCGGTATTCCCAATAAAAACAGAACAAACCCTATTGAGGTAATTTTGGCTGCTATGGAAATTCAGCAGTATATGAAAAGTATGAAAATAAACTCTAAAGCAGGTAAAAAAGGCATCTGGGGATTGCGGATAGGAGTTCACACAGGCCCTGTAATTGCAGGAGTTGTTGGCACAAAAAAAGTAAGTTACGATATTTGGGGCGATACCGTAAATACCGCCAGTAGAATGGAGTCTTCGGGATCGGTAAGCGAAATTAATATTTCCGGCATGACCTATATGCTCATCAAAGATTTCTTTATTTGTGAATACAGAGGTAGAATGCCTGTGAAATACAAAGGAAATATTGATATGTACTTTGTTAAAGGATTCAAACCTAACATGTCAAGCGATTTAAAAGGATTAGTTCCAAACCAGCATTTTCAAACTCAATTTCAGATGCTTCGCTATGATGATTTGGAGGAAGCTATTCTTACCAAACTGGAAAATGAGCTCCCCAAGAACCTTTACTATCACAATTTAAAACATACCATTGATGTAATTACCGAAGTTGAAATAATTGGTCGGAAAGAGGGTATTTCCGATGCTGAAATGCTAATAATAAAGACTGCCGCGTTATTTCATGACACAGGTTTTATTCTTTCCTATAATGAACATGAAGATTGCAGCGTAAAAATGGCCCGGCACATACTCCCAAAATATTTCTATTCTGAACAGCAGATAAACGAAATTTCCAATCTAATTATACAAACCAAATTTCCACCGCAGCCTAAAACGAATCTGGAAATGATTATTTGCGACGCTGATTTGGATTATCTGGGCCGCACTGACTTTATTCCTGTTTCGGGCAATCTGTACCGGGAACTAAAAGAGCATGGTAAAATTAAAAGTATTGATGATTGGAACCGTCTTCAGATAAAATTTATTGAAAACCATCAATATTTTACAGAAACAGCCCGCAACATGAGAGATGTAAATAAAATACGTCAGCTCGATAAACTTCGGGAATTGATCTAATTGATTTTTATTTTTTCAGATATACTGATTATAAATTACAACCAACAATACTGTTTTTGTTTTCGATTTCATTGTTTTACCCCTTAAAAGATGTAAATTTAATAGTATGATACTCTTTGAGTATTTCATCAGATAAAACAATTTTTAAAAGGGGAAATAATGATTACAAATCTTGAAGACATTCTTTCTGATAGTGCGAAAAGCATGAAACGATCTGTTATCAGAGAGTTATTAAAATTGACACAAAAACCGGAAATTATCTCTTTTGCCGGAGGACTTCCTGCTCCCAACACCTTTCCTATCGAAGAATTAAAACAAATAAGTAATGAAGTTTTAGAGGAAGATGGAGATGCCGCCTTACAATATGGAGCTACCGAAGGAGAGACAAAACTTCGTGAGATTTTAACTGAAAGATATCAGAAGCAAGGATTAACTATCTCTTTAGATAATCTGGTGATTCTTACCTCTTCGCAACAAGGCCTCGACTTGGCAGGTAAAATTTTTCTGAATCGGGGAGATCAATTTATTTGCGGATTACCTAGCTATTTAGGCGGACTGGGTGCCTTTTCGAGCTATGGAGCCACTCCGGTCGGAATCAAATTCGATGAATTTGGAATGCGTTCCGATTTATTGGAGAAAACGCTGGCAAAAATGCTGGAAAAAGGCGAACTACCAAAGTTTATATATGTAATTCCTGATTTTCAAAATCCTGCGGGTATTACCATGCCCGAGTTCAGAAGACTTGAAATCATTAAGATTGCCAAAAAATACAATATTCTAATTATTGAAGATAGTCCTTACAGAGAACTACGATTCGAAGGCAAAGATCAGAAAATGATGTTCGAGCTTGATAATTCGGGACATGTAATTGCACTTGGCACTTTCTCTAAAATATTCGTTCCCGGATTTAGAATTGGCTGGGTAATCGCTCATGAAGCAATTATCGACAATTTTGTGAAAGCGAAACAATCTACGGATTTGTGCACTTCTCCTTTTGTTCAAAAAATTGCCGCTAAATATCTGGAAAAAGGACTGTTTGATAAGAATTTAAAAACAATAATTGAGATGTATCACCGCAAACGTGATGTTATGCTTGACGCTTTCGAAGAATTTATGCCGAAAGGTGTTACCTGGACAAAACCTGAGGGTGGTTTGTTTCTTTTTCTTAACTTACCGGAAAATATGGATGCACAAGATCTGTTTGAAATTGCCATTCAGAAAAATGTTGCCTTTGTATTGGGATCTGCCTTTCACTGCGATGGCAGTGGGAAGAATACAATGAGAATTAACTTTTCGTATGTTGATGAAGAGCACAGCAGAATTGGTGTACAGCGTTTGGCTGAATCAATTAAAATGCTGATGAATAACAAAGTGAATGCATAACCGTTTGATTTTTCTCGAAAGATTAAACACTTTTTATAATAATTATAAATCCTAAATTCTCACCTTACAATGAGAAAAGAGGGAGTTCTAAATTAGAACTCCCTCTTTATTTTCAATCAAATGGCCAAAAGCCAATCGTATTCTTAAAGTTCAATGATCGTATTCCAATTGTGTTTGTCTTCAACAGTTCCGTACTGAATTCCACGAAGTGTATTGTACAGTTTTAAGCTGGTCTCACCTGCCTCATCACCATAGAAATAGTCAATATTATTATCTGCATCAACAATTTTACGAATTGGAGAAATTACAGCCGCAGTACCACAAGCACCAGCCTCGGTAAAATCGGCTAATTCTTCAACGGTAACTTTTCTACGCTCAACGGTCATTCCCATATCTTCGGCAATCTGACACAAACTTTTGTTTGTGATTGATGGCAGGATAGAATTTGATTTTGGTGTTACGTAAGTGTTGTCCTTTATTCCGAAGAAATTGGCAGGACCACATTCGTCGATATATTTCTTTTCTTTTGCATCCAAAAATAATACAGCAGAAAATCCTTCTTTATGAGCGCGGGTTCCTCCTCTTAAAGAAGAAGCATAATTGCCGCCTACCTTAATCGTTCCTGTTCCTTGTGGAGCTGCACGATCATATTCACGGTAGATTACGTAATCAGTTGGCTTGAATCCTTCTTTAAAATAAGGACCAACCGGCATTACGAATACAGCAAAAGTATATTCAGGAGCTGGATTTACACCTACCTGTGCTCCATTTCCAAAAAGCACCGGACGAATATATAAAGAAGCACCCGATTCGTATGGAGGAATCCATCTCTCGTTTAATTTGATGGTTTTAATAACTGCTTCTTCGAATAAATCGATAGGCATTTCGGCCATCATGATACCATGGGATGAGCTTTGCATACGTTTCGCATTTTCATCGATACGAAACACTCTCACTTTCCCATCAGGACCTTTAAACGCCTTTAAACCTTCGAATGCCTGCTGTCCGTAATGCAAACCGGTAGCTGCAATGTGTACATTTACCTGATCTGAAGAAGAAATTTCCAATTCTCCCCATTTTCCATCACGAAAGTGACAACGAACATTGTAATCGGTTTTAGTATAACCGAAACCAAATTGTTTCCAGTCTATGTTTTCCATCTCAATTAAGAATTTTACGATTAGTAAAGAATATATATTGTGTTTATTGTTTTTAATCTTCTACCGAAAACTCAATCAGGTAACCGTTGTGTTTCCTGATATTAAGAACTTTTCCGTCCTCAAAGATAAGATATTGTCCTTTAATTCCTTTCAAAATTCCCGAGTATTCTTTCTCCTTTTCGAACCCAAAACTAACTATCTTTTCCGGTTGTGAACTCATAGGATAAATCATCTCAAACACCTCATCCTCATCAGAAATATATTGTTGTAACTCTGGATGCAATAAGCCGCCAGCTTTTTTCTTTTCGGACAATAGATCAACATCTTCGCTGTGTTCTAACTTTAACATTGCCCGCCAGTTGGTTTTATCTGAGAAATGGTCTTTTAAAGCGACTTCAATGATACCTGCAATATGACGATTGGGTGTTTTTGCCAATTTAATGGCTTTACTTGCTCCCTGATCCATCCAACGGGTAGGCACCTGCGATTCCCGTGTGACTCCCACTTTCAGATTTCCGGAATAGGCCAGGTATACAAAATGAGGTTGAAGCGCATTTTTTTCAGCCCATTCCATATCGCGGGAAATTCCCAAATAGGAAAGATCCAGCTCCGGACGAAGAATACTTTCATCTGTCTGCGGAAGCGTAGTAAAA is a genomic window containing:
- a CDS encoding adenylate/guanylate cyclase domain-containing protein, with product MSLINIAFSYSTNYSSGLLIHLGENSLSFISENMILIVALQLFFLALMYLWYKWKLKKQKREIENEFYDKNQKIILQKDKAEKLLSNLLPQQTAEELQSTGKVSSRRFRMVTVLFSDIHGFTKIVEQMNPEDLIDELDKFFMHFDTIVEKFNIEKIKTVGDAYMCAGGIPNKNRTNPIEVILAAMEIQQYMKSMKINSKAGKKGIWGLRIGVHTGPVIAGVVGTKKVSYDIWGDTVNTASRMESSGSVSEINISGMTYMLIKDFFICEYRGRMPVKYKGNIDMYFVKGFKPNMSSDLKGLVPNQHFQTQFQMLRYDDLEEAILTKLENELPKNLYYHNLKHTIDVITEVEIIGRKEGISDAEMLIIKTAALFHDTGFILSYNEHEDCSVKMARHILPKYFYSEQQINEISNLIIQTKFPPQPKTNLEMIICDADLDYLGRTDFIPVSGNLYRELKEHGKIKSIDDWNRLQIKFIENHQYFTETARNMRDVNKIRQLDKLRELI
- a CDS encoding PLP-dependent aminotransferase family protein, with protein sequence MITNLEDILSDSAKSMKRSVIRELLKLTQKPEIISFAGGLPAPNTFPIEELKQISNEVLEEDGDAALQYGATEGETKLREILTERYQKQGLTISLDNLVILTSSQQGLDLAGKIFLNRGDQFICGLPSYLGGLGAFSSYGATPVGIKFDEFGMRSDLLEKTLAKMLEKGELPKFIYVIPDFQNPAGITMPEFRRLEIIKIAKKYNILIIEDSPYRELRFEGKDQKMMFELDNSGHVIALGTFSKIFVPGFRIGWVIAHEAIIDNFVKAKQSTDLCTSPFVQKIAAKYLEKGLFDKNLKTIIEMYHRKRDVMLDAFEEFMPKGVTWTKPEGGLFLFLNLPENMDAQDLFEIAIQKNVAFVLGSAFHCDGSGKNTMRINFSYVDEEHSRIGVQRLAESIKMLMNNKVNA
- a CDS encoding branched-chain amino acid aminotransferase, translated to MENIDWKQFGFGYTKTDYNVRCHFRDGKWGELEISSSDQVNVHIAATGLHYGQQAFEGLKAFKGPDGKVRVFRIDENAKRMQSSSHGIMMAEMPIDLFEEAVIKTIKLNERWIPPYESGASLYIRPVLFGNGAQVGVNPAPEYTFAVFVMPVGPYFKEGFKPTDYVIYREYDRAAPQGTGTIKVGGNYASSLRGGTRAHKEGFSAVLFLDAKEKKYIDECGPANFFGIKDNTYVTPKSNSILPSITNKSLCQIAEDMGMTVERRKVTVEELADFTEAGACGTAAVISPIRKIVDADNNIDYFYGDEAGETSLKLYNTLRGIQYGTVEDKHNWNTIIEL
- a CDS encoding DUF2797 domain-containing protein — protein: MQKQGNIRKMRTDLKEIVEYQLPIGEDVVQMNPLVGKKLSFTYLGQINCIHCGKKTKTSFSQGYCYSCFTTLPQTDESILRPELDLSYLGISRDMEWAEKNALQPHFVYLAYSGNLKVGVTRESQVPTRWMDQGASKAIKLAKTPNRHIAGIIEVALKDHFSDKTNWRAMLKLEHSEDVDLLSEKKKAGGLLHPELQQYISDEDEVFEMIYPMSSQPEKIVSFGFEKEKEYSGILKGIKGQYLIFEDGKVLNIRKHNGYLIEFSVED